Within Quercus lobata isolate SW786 chromosome 5, ValleyOak3.0 Primary Assembly, whole genome shotgun sequence, the genomic segment GTTGTAgagtacaatttttttcgggtttttttatctaaaatgcTGTTGAGACttatgtgaatgctcttaggtGGTTATCAGAGCTTTCGTGAATCTAatgttgtgtttattttaattgcTTTATTTCTGAATTAGCCAAATCTGATATGCATTACAACTTTTTAATCATGGTTATGTTGGCTTTGCTGACTTTGTGTTTGTAACAAATTAACAATACTTTCGGTTCCATGTTTAACTTGCCAAtaaaaagagggggaaaaaaactgGCGGTTTGGGTGTCTCCAAGGAGGAGATCCAttccaaatgtcaaatattaaCTCAATTATATGTTTTAGAACCAATTTTTTCTGGTAGTCTACTTGGCTCTAGTTGGAGGTCGAACTATAAAGAAATTGAAGGAATGGAAACCCACCTGTGACATATTTAATATTTGGACGTTCATATTACTATATAATAACTGTAGTTTCTATTTATCCACTTGTCATCTCTTTTATTCTTCTTATTTGTTATAAAATCTTATAAACACTATCCTAATTACTAAACAAGAGACATGATTCtcaggcaaaaaaaaaattactaaacaaGAGACATGATTCTCAGGCAAATGAAATGCTGCATCATAAAGCAAACCTTAATGGGTATCTCGCCTATCACACTGGTCAAAATCTTGACAGGATCAATCAGGATACTGACCGTGTTAAAGATCAGAAACGAAAAACAGAGCATCGCAATCAAGCAAAAACATCAAAGAAACTTATGAGAATCTTCAACaatgaagagagaaaattttctgaATGAGAGAAACTTTATTGCTCTGAATTGTGATTACAAAGAATGAATGAATTACAAAGCATGTCTGTACATTTATACAACTAATCTCTACTGtaccagaaaaataaaagagcgaGAAAGCTAACAACCTTCCTAACCGCCTGTAACAACTTCCCAACGACTTCCCAAATTCCACTCCTCCAATAACCTTAAGCCATCTGTCCAGTAACAGCTCCACAGATACCCCATGTGCATCTCTCGTGCTTTAACTTATTCCTTTCAATGCTACAAGTAGCTTTCTCAGTAATATACCAATGCTACTGTTGCTACTGTTGTTtaatccttttttcttcttttgttctttaCTTCTTCTTGCACGACTCTGTCTTCCTTCATTCATCATTGCTTCAGGTTTATTCCTTTGTTTGATCTtcttaacagcccccctcaagaCCAGAGCTGCTTTTGCTGTGGAAATAGCTTCTGAGTCTTGCAATGATTGTGGATAAGTAATGTTAGGACTGAAAAGGTTAAGTAATCCCAATCTACTAATCAAATCCAGGAATGCAGGTGCACCAAGTGCTTTAGTAAACACATCAGCTAGTTGTAAATTAGTCCTGACATGAAAAGTCTTAATCATCCCTGCCTGAATTTTTTCCCTGACTAAATGACAATCTACCTCTATATGCTTGGTTCTCTCATGGAACACTGGGTTTGCAGCTATGTGCAAGGCTGCCTTGTTGTCACAATAGAGTAGTGCAGCCTTGGAGTGCTCAATCTTGAAGTCTTCAAGTAGATACAGCAACCAAGTGATCTCACAGCATGTTGAAGCCATTGATCTATACTCAGCCTCTGCTGAGGATCTCGATACTgtgttttgtttcttggacctccaGGATATCAAAGTATCACCAAGGAAAATGCAATATCCTGTCAAAGATCTCCTAGTGTCAGGGCATCCTGCCCAGTCTGCATCACAAAAGGCCTTCAATTGAAAATCTGAGTTAGCTGAGAAAAATAACCCCTGCCCTGGAGTACCCTTGATGTATTGTAAGACTCTTAGAGCTGCCACCATGTGAGGATGCCTAGGCCTGCTCAGAAATTGACTTAGCCTATTCACTGCATAGCAAATGTCTGGTCTTGTCAAGGTTAAATACATCAACCTGCCTATAAGCCTTCTGTACTGTGAAGGATCATCAATTAACTCTCCTTCATCCTTTGACAATCTAAGATGCTGCTCCATAGGAGTTTTCATAGGCTTACAACCTATCATACCCGAATCTGTCAAAACTTCTAAGGCATATTTTCTCTGATTAAGAGTAATACCCTTATCACTCCTTGCCACTTCTAACCCCAGAAAATACTTCAAGGTTCCTAAGTCTTTTATCCCAAACTTAACATCTAAGAGTGCTTTCAAATCTGCTACACATTGAGCATCATTTCCTGTGATcaatatatcatctacatagaCCAAGAGGGCAGTGAAATTAGAGCCTTTTGAATATGGGCTTTCCTCATGAGTGCAAGAGAAGCCAAAGAATATGGGCTTATAGGTGGTATCATTATGAATCCTCTCAAAGCTCTTCAGCCACTGGCAGCTATTGCAGAGGCCGAGACTAAAGTTGAGTCTGGTGTGTAAATTTCTCTTGGGTGACTGCAGTAGTGGAGGACATGGCTTTATAGAAGAGTTAAATGAAGAATGATATTTCATTCTGTATTTTTTAAGTGGCAATCTGAATCCAAAACTTTGTGAATTTGGGGTAAGTGTAGATTGTCTTGTGTGTATGATGATAAACTAGGCTATAGGTGTTTGCCGCTGCTTTATTGATTTTGTTGGTGCTTACGAGTCCTAAGGGCCCATCCAGTGCAAAAGAGCATTGGAAATATGCTTCTGAGATTACGCTCCCAGGAATCAGttgtgataatttatttatgttatgGTTAATAATGTTGTGAGCATCATTTTAGCTTCTAAATTCACTTAGgccttcaattatttttattttcatttgtatAGAAAAACTGGTATTGGCAATTTGGCACATAATGTGAATTAGAATGTCCACCTATGCATTTTATAGTGGTGGAAGGGTTATGCCGGTGGTTGTCACAATTGGACATTAATGTAATGGAGAACATTTTTTGTGCATGCTTTCAAACATAATTAACTTTATACCATCTCTTGTATAAAAACCTTAACATTAAAGGACTTCCAGGAATATCTATTTGAATGTAAAAATGTTGACTTGGTGTATTTGTTGAGGGTTTAGATGATCtagtttttttattgattagtcTATGAGTCTGTGAATTTTAAGGGCAACACCAAGATCTTTGGGTTCCAACATTAAAGTtcaaagttgtcaaaatatgACTTGATTATTGATGTTCAATCATACTACTGCGTGAGGACAAAGCAAAAACATTTTTGTGCATAGTATCAAAGAAAGTCTAAATTTTGGAGATATTGTTGCTATGTGTGTTGGGCTTATCCTCTCATTTGATTCTCAGATTTTGATTATGTTCTTAACTCTAGTCTTAACAGATTTTGATCATGTTCTTATTTCATAGATTTGGCTGTTTTTACTTGgttcctttttatttcttttttcttttttatttcttttcttttttttatttatccttTTCAAGGGAGATGTAGAATTGTAGATAATGCACTGGAGCAGAAGTCCAACATTCTGTTAAGAGAAAAAACAGTGTTGTCCAAGAAAGTTTAGTACTAAACATTATAAAAATTCGTTGGTTAAAGAGTTGGGATTGTCTAAGACTGAACTTTTGTAAACTCTTGGTTACATGTGAACGTTGGTATTCCTAATTGGGACATTGATGTTATTTAACGTGAAGATGATACCAATGCAACTAAggaatagttttttttgttgtaaaatattttcaaaagaaaaattccactaaaacataaaaaaatataaataaaacttgaCTAAACCACCCATGAGATgtcaaaaataattcaattgtCCCTTATACCTCTAGAGAACACAAGCAAAATATTCTCGCAATCCCTAAAAAGAACCAAAATATCACTCTAATACCATATTGAGTGGCTTTGATGCTATTAGGGTACTTTTCAAAGTTTCGAAGTATTTTGGTTTAGGTCAAAAGTAAAACCTTTAGTCATGCGGGAAAATtcaattcagttttttttttttttttttttagccacaTTAGATGAAATAAATAACCACAtgagtgtttttgaaaaatggttaggtaaaataaaaattaaaaaaaaaatgtaaatttctataataaatttagctaaattttttttaattaattataaaagtaaaaatgaaTCTAGAAATTTTGACATTTGATTTGTGTGTATATGGTTACGTGGAATAAAATATGTTTAATAAGTtttatccttctttttttttctaaacaatAGAAATAAGTCTACTTGCATGCCTCAAtcataataatagtaaaattgaaatgaaagaaaaccAAACCTAACACGATTGATGAATATTAGTTTGTGTCCAACTTCATTAAAAAACTTTAAGTGTAAGCATACAAGATCTAACAGCCCAAATTTTACATAATCTTACACTTCTTGATAACCCAATCTCTAAAAGAAATCCAAGCCCCCAACACCAAGAGTATAGCAGAAGGTAAAATTACATATCTACATACATATTTATGTTTAGTAAGAAAGCTATGATAATGCACGTTTACAATTGGACCAttcaattgaaaaatacaaCTTGCAACATCTTTGCTCTCAGGGCCATGGACATTCACTGAACCAGCTGCATAAAGCTGAGCTAACAGTAAGCAAGATTCCCCCCTAGAATGGTCAATCAGCATGAACTCATTTTGATGAGTTAATCTAATTGCAGTCAAACAATTGCTGCAATGATAATCAGAGAGGTTGAGGTTATCTTTGCAATAAGAATTAATTGCTGTTTTTTTGCCTACAACTCTAAACCAATCATCTAATGACTCAATCCTATCACAAAAGCTAGGACTAGATACAAAATATACTGGGTCTAAACAAGTAGAAACCCAGTGAGCTGGGACTTCCAAAGAAGCTAACTCTACTTGAAAGTCTTTCAAACAAGACACAGATGTATGATTATCAGGAAGTAAAAACATTGAAGAAACATTTAAGTGACGCGCTAAACCTAAGGAAAACAAAGATTTAATTGCATGACAGCATTGACTATTGTTAGAAATTGTTGAGCTTGCATTAAAGCAAGTGGGACCATACCAAGTGATATTCCTCACATATCCAAAATTAATTGGACATGCAAGGATCATGAGGgggacgagagagagagagaatatagaAACAATATGCATGGTCAACAAAGGAATGTTGGAGCTAGGCATGGTGTGGTACAGATCTGCACacaattaacaaaaaagaaattcagaTTTCAACCTTTGATattgttcaataaaaaatataatatatatatatacacacactagtCACTATAAgcaactataaaataaatagcaattaaattcaaccaaattAGACTACtatggtaaaaaataaattcaaaatcaattttattcatctcaaaaaaaaaaagtttttttttttggatgaacaaatggtttgcactttttttttggtaaatttcacTAACTACCCCTGAGGTTTGGGGTATTACCAAACACATCcaaaggttttaaaaagtgaCCAATTTGGTCCTTGGTCACTAACTCTGTCTGTGCACCATTttattaaacttttatttttttcttttcttcatctcaCCCTTCACGCCGAGCTCTCCCTTCTCTCTGTCTGTGACTCTGTGTGTGgttttgtagcaaaaaaaagcTATGAAGGCTTCAAAAAACGACCCCATAACCCTCTCGACCCAACTCTCCACACTCCAAAACCAAATCTCACAGACACAAAGCTTCAAAGGCAAATGGGGTTTGATCAAAACCAAGCTAAACGACCTCCAAACCCAACTCACAGACTTCACCGACTTCCCAAACTCTCATTCAAACCCACTCTCTCTCGACCTCCTTTACTCcgagatgaagaaaagaaaaaaaaaaattgtttaataaaATTGTGCACAGACGGTGTTAATGATCAAGGACCGAAATGGtcactttttaaaacctttgGACGTGTTAGTCTCAAATTAGAGATGTGAGACAttagagagtaaaaaaaattcatatcagAGAGGAAGTAGGTTAGTGAGGGAATTTCGGTCATATCTAAGGCTCAAGTTCCTTAAGCAATCTTAAGTTTctaagactcgagatgctaatttacaaatatgtttaaaaaacaTGCCAACTATCCAAAAACCTAGAAGAGTACAAGTAatagttgaatatattttagagagagaaactaaTATTCACACGTAAAATCTCTTTTATCCAGAGCTTACAGTATAGCAATAGACAAACTCTATTTCTTTACCAGAAATAAGGGAAACTTGTTACctttataaaagatttttttttttttttttttcaatgtggCTTTTATTCCACTACAAACTATTACTACAGTTCAATTGTTGAATTGTCACTACTATCATAGTTTAATACCACCAAGCAATAAATTTGAAGCAAAATGCTCACAACAGAAGGGGAAGAGagtagaagaaaaagataaaagttgTTAACAGTCCATTTACCCTGTCCAGAAAGAGATTTTCACCGCTTGGAGTTTTGAACAGTGCTAAATGAAGCTCTTCCTACAAGATAACAAACATAAACTATAACTATATACAACTATTGATTAAAATTAAACCTTGTGAATATGTGATCAATGTTAATGTGTCCAGAAACTATCAATCAATACCACTGCATACTCAAATTGGATGATGATCATGTATATAAGTGTTAAGTGCCAATTGATTATGTATGCCCTTTCtgcctctttttttctccctctttcataaaaaaataagttcacATCATCAGCCAAACCTAAATTTTTTGGATAGATTTGTCGCACTGACTCAAGAAACACTAAACCAAATCCTCCTCTAAACCAAGCcttaaaccccccccccccccccccccccaacccaaTAAAAGTAAATCTGAAgtattaatttcaattttcataacttgGTCATCCTAATTATACCATGTATCACTCAGAAGGGAAAAACCATACTGCCTCTCTATTTAGACACAACaataagttttattttcatccaaaaaacaTTCACACACTAGTCATATGTGAACTTCTAAGCTTAAATACTCatcttaaagaaaaagaaacttatGGCAATCACAGGCcaaatgaaggaagaaaaaaaaaggaatcccTGAAATGTATCATCCGGCAAAAAATTATCTAAACACGTAGTACCATCAAAAAATAACATAGACTGCCACTCAATGAGTTGGAAGAACTTTCAAAAAGCGCTTACAAATGGTTTCGCTGGCTAAGCGAGCTATCTCTTCAAAGCGGTTCCCGCAGTTCTAGAGGTGTGGTGGCTTGCACTCGAAGCAACCCTTGAAAGTGAATATCAAACACTCAAATATGGCTATAAGCAGTACAAACACCACACAGACACGCTCGCATATTGTAAAAACAGTAAGCCACCctcaacaataataaaaacaaaaaccaactgGCGAAAGTAGGTGGCATTTACTGAGTAATCTATGTTTGGTTAAATACTTGAATTAGAATACTTTTCATTTATATCTAGAATACATTTCAGAGGGTTTGTGTGATATTGTGGTTAAATACTTAAATTAGAATACTTTTCATTTATATCTAGAATACTTTTCAGAGGGTTTGTGTGATATTGTGGTTAAATacttaaattagaatttttgttcTATGTCAATGTCAACCTCCAAAGtttcaaaataatcaattttattattagttttctctCCAATTATCACCATTAAGCTCGTGGAGAGCCGTCTGATCAATCACACGACTGAAGCCCATTGGGGATGCTGGGCCCGTCATCGAGGCCGGTGGCATTTTTGCTTATGTGAGGAACACTGGCATGATTCCCACTAAGTAATTCAGCCTAGAATTTCAGGTACTCCACTCACTCACTATCTGCGTTTTCGAATTGAAAATTTGCTCACTTTTTTGTGTGAATGTGAATGTGTTTCTTATGTGTAATCAATTATTTGCTTATAGTGAATTTATGGAATTTTGTTACTTtcattatttcaaatttgtttttatttaatcttttattttgagaatgTGACTTATTTATGTGAGTGTGTGAATTGTTAGTAGGAGTAGAATTTGACAGGTAATTTAGATTTCTTAGTTTACCTGTATGTCCTTAGTTTGTTCAATTTGTTAATAGAGTTATTTTTGGATGTTTAGAAAACTGGACAGCAAAGAGTGTGGTGTAGGTGAGGATTAGCAAATAGATTGTGTGTGTATTCATTTTTAATGGTTGTTTACCTGTTTTTATTTGGTCTTATTGTGAAGTCTGTGAGTTGGGTTTGGAGGTCGTTTAGCTTGGTTTTGATCAAACCCCATTTGCCTTTGAAGCTTTGTGTCTGTGAGATTTGGTTCTAGAGTGTGGAGAGGAGTTGGGTTGAGAGGGTTATGGGGTCATTTTTTGAAGCCTTCATAGCTTTTTTTCGCTACAAAACCACACACAGAGTCACAGACAGAGAGAAGGGAGGGCTCGACGGGAAGGGTgagatcaagaaaagaaaaaaaaaaaagtttaataaaacAGTGCACAAAAGGAGTTAGTGACTAGGACCAAATTGGtcactttttaaaacctttaGATGTGCTTGGTAATACCCAAACCTCAGGGGTAATTAgtgaaatttacccaaaaaaaagtgtaaacctTTTGTTACCCTATATATGTCatactttgtatttttcttgaatagcaaatcaataataaacttacttttgtatctttttttttttttttttagataagcTAGCACTCCACCTCTGATATTTCTCATCTGTGACTGCTAAAACCTTTTTAGAATGAATAAGATTCTACAAATTGTGCTTGTTGCTGCAATATTACCTAGTTTTTTAGTGGTAGCTGTTGCTGTTAGCCTCCTATGTTATTGCTACCGTGACAAGATAGAACAAATTATTGAGCACATTGAGGAGAGAGATCAGGTTGCACATGACAAAGGAGATGCCCTTGATGTAGAGGAGGGGGGTGGTGGACATGGAGGGGACGAGAGCAATGGACATGGAGGAAGTGGCAGCGATGGAATGGATGGAAGGAGTGAACATGGAGGAGGCAATGGTGATGGAGAGGAAGGGAGAGCTGCACATGGAAGAGATGGCAGTGGGGGAGAGGATAGTAGTGATGCAAATGGAGGGGATGGGAGTGCTAATGGAGGGGACAATGATGAAGGGGATAACAATGGTGGACATGGAGGAGGAGGCAATGATAGAAATGGAAGAGGTGAAGGTGATGGAGAGGAGGGGACTAGTGGATCATGGGAGGTAgtctttgtatttttattttcatttcttttacaTAATATAGAAGTTCTACTCTAGAGTTTTTTAAACGTACAAGGATGTGCAGTGGCTATGGAATTGATATATATACACTAGTTCCTGCAGAGTTTCAAAATTCTAGTCCAACTATGCATTTCAAACCGAAATTGATTTTGTGGCTTTCTTATGATTTTGCTACGGTCTTAGGACCTGCACCCATGTgaaaatcaatttaaagaaacaaaatgaaacaCTCCTCATAAAGACTAGATTTCATGAGCAACTTACTCTCTTTTATTTCTGGTTGTGAACCATTCCAAATGACAATCAAATGGGCTTGTTTTTGAAGGAAGTTATTTAtactctgtttgtttcaatgtaaaatatatgcaaaggtaaaatattttacatgtaaaatatatacaagaaaatattttcattttacagtGTTTGACAGTGTACATGAAAAtgttgtgtaaaatattttccagtgtttggcacaacataaaatacaaaaaaaaattaaaaaaaaaagtaaaaatttaaaacattttttattaacgTCCAAAAAATACATAGAGACAGGCAAATGGCTAAAAAGGTTAAATCTACTTATACAAGttcaaaataatgaatataCATCGATCATGATCGTTTAAGGGATACTATGATAAAATGTATTGAGATATCTCTCACCAATGGTTAAAAAGGTTAATCTACTTATAGTACCACTTCTTTGAGCTTTAGTTGAAGCTTGTAAATCAACTTGTAAACTTCTTTTGTTACACAGAATTTTGTGCAATAAGTAATTGATCAAAACAAGGAGACAAGCACACAATTATATTTAGCATATCACTAATtaacctttcaaaaaaattattccaaaaataatgtagttacaaattttccaatttaactgggaaactaaaataaaaataaaactaccaaaaatttaaaaaatcttgagccagaagaaaaaaaaaaacctagaatgTCGCTGTTTGACTAAACTCTATGTAATCAAAAGACAAGGTACTATTCTCAACAAAACTGGAGCAAAAGGAGCAGTCATAGCCTAGCTCATGCTGCCTTGACTGGCTTGGCGTGTGGCTTTTCCATCCACCATTTTGGTAGACCCTATGGCCAGTTTCTTCATTCCGTCCAGCATTACCACGAGTTCGTTTTGGGAAATCACCTCACCTCTCAAATTCATTTCTCCCATAGCCCCGGCCTCCGCTAAAATTCCCACCACTAAAGTTTCCACGGCCCCTAAAGCTATCATTTCAATAACCAGCCCGTCCTGAAAACCTCCCTGTCATTGTTAGCTGCAAGAAACAGCAGACCATGAATTCCAACCATATGAAAAAAACAGCACAAAGGTAGCCATGGCCCATCCAGCAAGCACTCAAAGACTCCAGACTCTCATCACATAAAATAACCGAATCCAGGAGACAAAAACACATAAGTTACTTCACAACATTAAGTTAACATGCGTACCACACATATCCACAAAGTACGAAAAGTTAATCATGACAGCCATACAAAAAACAGAGGATGAAGTTTTGTGTGTCCTTGCTTGGTGAAAAATGTGAGAATGAAGCTTAAACTGTACAATGGTAGTTTAGACAGGTAAGTTATTGTTGATTAAAAGGTTAATCCCCAATATACAAGATAACAACAAATTAGGTGGCAAAGAATATAAAACAGAAAAGTCAATACCTCAATAGCACTTTGCATCAAACTAGCAGATTCAAAttccacaaaaccaaaacatgTCCCCTGTTGCTGGATAGAagatagcaaaataaaaaacatgtgaaCATCATTATAAATAAGAAATCTAAATGGAGTTAACCAAGTTAAATATGAAACATATCTTGCTACTTTAACTTGAATACCATTATGCTTAATAGGCCCAAAATTGTTGAAAACCGCTTCAAGTTGTTCAACAGTTGCATTCATAGGCAGATTTGGTACAAATAGCTAAGATAATATTCTAATATATGGTTTACAATGATGAGCAACATTCTTATCAaccacacacacgcacacagggagggagggagggagagaaGCAATACTTGCAAGATTTCCAAGTTGGTCAAATTTGCAAGCTGTGCTGGTATTCCTCCCGTTAAAtagttaataataaaaaaatacatatcagATTCACAAggagaattattaaaaattatcatttcactgaAGCCCATAGTTGATTAACTCAGACCCACCTGATTGATGTGACCTATTTTGGATTGTTTTAGCTAATGCTTTGGttgttataaaatataaacaacagCCTTTAATCCAAGGAATAAAGTGTAAACATGGCCTCAAAGGGAATCAAACATTGAATTCATATGAGATCTGCTACTTCAAATTCTAACAAGGAATCTTGGATCTCAAACATATATCATAAACTagtatacaataatttcatCACAAAATATCATAATGCCACACATAAATaaaacccccccaaaaaaaacccagatctgAAAATCATAAACCCTAACTCATATCAAACAACCAAtgtcaaaatcatcaaaaaaataaataaatctcacaCTATCAAATCAACACCGAAAAACCCATatgaaaaatgataagaaaTCAAATGTGTAAAAATTATGATTCATCAAAAATAATACCTGAAACTTTGAGGTGTTTTTCCAGCAAGGAGTAGAAATCGAACCTAAGAAAAACTAAAGATGGGTTAGAGATGAAgaaaaacgaaaagaaaaggagaaatcTAATCTAAAAAGGCAGAAAAGTACCTAGTTTTGCCGGTGATGGGCAGCGCCAGCAGAAGATGGAGCTGGCCTGTGATGCCTTGGACCTTGGAGCCGAAGATTGGCTGGACAGGGACCAGAGGTGGCTGggttttttggagagaaatc encodes:
- the LOC115990769 gene encoding glycine, alanine and asparagine-rich protein-like; the encoded protein is MNKILQIVLVAAILPSFLVVAVAVSLLCYCYRDKIEQIIEHIEERDQVAHDKGDALDVEEGGGGHGGDESNGHGGSGSDGMDGRSEHGGGNGDGEEGRAAHGRDGSGGEDSSDANGGDGSANGGDNDEGDNNGGHGGGGNDRNGRGEGDGEEGTSGSWEVVFVFLFSFLLHNIEVLL